A window of Chitinophaga sp. MM2321 contains these coding sequences:
- a CDS encoding family 2A encapsulin nanocompartment cargo protein cysteine desulfurase: MNTNNFQADGLPDTKALEQLANQLFRAMQSGNDQPTPQYPPSVAAGDPLLQQGSVADVTQAPTSLPDPHFAGTGQVPASVAGSGSSPSAIQQRPASFDPSFEEELHKALKQIQSPPLSSQLQGYGAPYYFLPDHVPASGIAARPQTDFQHASTGATTAPLDVNLVRSHFPILQEHVNGHRLIWLDNAATTQKPQHVIDRISHFYAHENSNIHRAAHALAARATDAYEGAREKVRAFLHAASVSEIVFVRGATEAINLVAKSWGEQFLQAGDEIILSHLEHHANIVPWQQLATRKGLLIKVIPVDDDGQVLLDEYAKLLGPKTKLVAFTQVSNALGTVTPAQKMVEMAHHAGAKVLVDGAQAVSHMRADMQLLNCDWYVFSGHKIFGPTGIGVLYGKEALLNETQPWQGGGNMIKDVTFEHTQYQNTPTRFEAGTGNIADAVGLGAAIDYVNLIGIDAIQQYEHYLLLYATQLLKEVPGLRLIGTAPDKTSVLSFVFKDFTTEQVGAALNQEGIAVRSGHHCAQPILRRFGVESTVRPSLAFYNTCGDIDALVNVLLRLRRSRI, translated from the coding sequence CGATGCAAAGCGGTAACGATCAGCCCACACCGCAATATCCGCCATCGGTGGCAGCCGGTGACCCGCTTCTACAGCAGGGCAGCGTAGCCGATGTTACACAAGCGCCCACCAGTTTACCGGACCCCCATTTTGCCGGTACCGGACAGGTACCCGCATCTGTAGCCGGTAGCGGCAGCTCTCCATCCGCCATACAGCAACGTCCCGCTTCTTTTGATCCGTCATTTGAAGAGGAGCTGCACAAGGCGTTGAAACAGATACAGTCGCCTCCCCTCTCCAGTCAGCTACAGGGCTATGGCGCACCGTATTATTTTTTGCCCGATCATGTGCCGGCAAGCGGCATCGCAGCACGGCCACAGACAGATTTTCAGCATGCCTCCACCGGCGCCACTACCGCGCCGCTGGACGTAAACCTGGTCAGGTCGCACTTCCCCATCCTGCAGGAACATGTGAACGGACACCGGTTGATATGGCTCGACAATGCGGCCACCACCCAGAAACCACAACATGTTATTGACCGCATCAGCCACTTCTATGCGCATGAAAACTCTAATATCCACCGGGCAGCACATGCATTGGCAGCCCGCGCCACCGACGCTTACGAAGGCGCCCGCGAAAAAGTGCGCGCCTTTCTGCATGCGGCTTCCGTCAGTGAAATTGTGTTTGTACGCGGCGCTACGGAAGCCATCAACCTCGTAGCCAAAAGCTGGGGGGAACAGTTCCTGCAAGCCGGTGATGAAATTATTCTCAGCCACCTGGAACATCACGCCAACATCGTACCATGGCAACAACTGGCCACCAGGAAAGGATTGCTCATTAAAGTGATTCCTGTGGATGATGACGGACAAGTACTGCTGGATGAATATGCCAAACTGCTTGGTCCCAAAACCAAGCTGGTAGCCTTCACACAGGTATCCAATGCACTGGGTACTGTTACGCCTGCACAGAAAATGGTGGAAATGGCACACCACGCAGGCGCCAAGGTACTGGTAGACGGCGCGCAGGCGGTGTCTCATATGCGTGCGGATATGCAACTGCTAAATTGCGACTGGTACGTATTCTCCGGACACAAAATATTTGGTCCTACCGGCATCGGTGTGCTCTACGGCAAGGAAGCCCTTCTCAATGAAACACAGCCGTGGCAAGGTGGCGGGAATATGATCAAAGACGTAACCTTTGAACACACGCAATATCAAAACACCCCTACCCGCTTTGAAGCAGGTACCGGTAATATAGCCGATGCTGTTGGCTTAGGCGCCGCCATCGATTATGTAAACCTTATCGGCATTGACGCAATCCAACAGTACGAACATTACCTGCTGCTATACGCCACGCAACTGCTGAAAGAGGTACCCGGACTGCGTTTGATAGGCACCGCACCCGACAAGACCAGTGTGCTGTCTTTCGTTTTTAAAGACTTCACGACGGAACAGGTAGGCGCGGCACTCAACCAGGAAGGGATCGCCGTACGATCTGGGCACCATTGCGCACAGCCCATTCTCCGGCGATTTGGTGTGGAAAGCACAGTACGGCCATCGCTCGCATTTTATAATACCTGCGGCGATATTGACGCATTAGTGAATGTGCTGCTGCGATTGCGCAGAAGCAGAATATGA
- a CDS encoding MutS-related protein → MHHVTDLEIEKQLLPLLDFTGNPYALQQLKDLLLHLPGSSAAVYERQAIIKALINNGYVLTGPNYSRQDFEEVYAFFGRLNSQTIYYDSNPAIAAFQLAWRRRYRYEVKGKLIQLVLMMERLHQYFDGVEATVFPDVLAKRITAMKVFLQQFRAAEMADHIRNDAFGLRDQVFLLDLLNRQLEEEEVKIQWETFFLYEAWLSLAKAMVKHNFSFPEFQEGGLTMKAFYHPLLKQPVKNDLTATGNVMLLTGPNMSGKSTLLKAIGLCVYLAHAGMGVPAAYCRLPFFGSITISINLSDDLKNGYSHFMMEVQQLKQVLLQASAGKKCFAIFDELFRGTNVDDALDISRQTISGLAAFNNSFFVISTHLYQLKPFVTSASAYYIDCVLHENMPRFLYTLKPGWSDLKIGWIIFEQEGLPALLGI, encoded by the coding sequence ATGCATCATGTTACTGACCTTGAAATCGAAAAGCAGTTGCTCCCGCTGTTAGACTTTACGGGGAATCCCTATGCCCTGCAACAGCTGAAGGATTTGTTGCTCCATTTGCCCGGAAGCAGTGCTGCGGTATATGAAAGACAAGCGATCATAAAGGCCCTGATAAATAACGGTTACGTATTAACAGGACCGAATTATTCCCGGCAGGATTTTGAAGAAGTGTACGCCTTTTTCGGGCGGTTGAACAGCCAGACCATTTATTATGACAGTAACCCCGCTATTGCCGCTTTCCAGCTGGCATGGCGCCGCCGTTACCGGTATGAAGTAAAGGGGAAGCTGATCCAGCTGGTATTGATGATGGAGCGCCTGCATCAATATTTTGATGGGGTGGAAGCAACCGTGTTTCCGGATGTATTGGCAAAGCGGATAACCGCGATGAAGGTCTTTCTGCAACAGTTCCGGGCAGCAGAAATGGCGGACCATATCCGCAACGATGCATTCGGCCTCCGGGACCAGGTATTTTTGCTGGATTTACTGAACCGGCAACTGGAAGAGGAAGAAGTGAAAATCCAATGGGAAACTTTTTTCCTATATGAAGCGTGGCTGTCGCTGGCGAAGGCGATGGTGAAACATAACTTCTCTTTTCCTGAATTTCAGGAAGGTGGGTTGACAATGAAGGCGTTTTATCATCCGTTGTTAAAGCAACCGGTAAAGAATGACCTTACTGCCACCGGTAATGTAATGTTGCTGACGGGGCCGAATATGTCCGGGAAGTCCACACTGCTGAAGGCTATCGGGCTATGTGTATACCTGGCGCATGCCGGTATGGGCGTGCCTGCTGCTTATTGCCGGTTACCTTTTTTCGGTAGTATTACCATCAGCATAAATTTATCGGATGACCTGAAAAACGGGTACAGTCATTTTATGATGGAGGTACAGCAGCTGAAGCAGGTACTGTTGCAGGCTAGTGCCGGAAAAAAATGTTTTGCCATTTTCGATGAGCTGTTCCGTGGTACCAATGTGGATGATGCGCTGGATATTTCCCGGCAAACAATCAGCGGCCTCGCTGCTTTTAACAATAGCTTTTTTGTTATCTCCACGCACTTGTATCAACTGAAACCTTTTGTCACCAGCGCCAGCGCCTATTATATTGATTGTGTGCTGCATGAAAACATGCCCCGTTTTTTGTACACGCTGAAGCCGGGATGGTCTGATCTTAAAATCGGCTGGATTATTTTTGAACAGGAAGGATTACCAGCTTTGTTGGGAATTTGA
- a CDS encoding RNA polymerase sigma-70 factor: MVKTSDINQLSEAALIREVHAKNRLVFTFVYERHFQELAMTAFRYVKDAGIAQELVQEVFIKIWEQPALLDENGALRAYLYKAVINHAINYLKREKNIARHHSLIAASLTDSYLQDLQEEQELKLLIYQEIEKLPRQCCKVFKMSRFDGLKYREIADQLSLSEKTVENHIIHALKVLRENLFYRQHNSRDYTANLKLMQLFLLVAGELLTQL, encoded by the coding sequence ATGGTGAAAACCAGCGATATTAACCAGTTGAGTGAGGCGGCATTGATCAGGGAAGTCCATGCAAAAAACAGGCTGGTCTTTACCTTTGTTTACGAACGTCATTTCCAGGAACTGGCCATGACAGCGTTTCGCTACGTAAAAGATGCCGGCATCGCCCAGGAACTGGTACAGGAAGTATTTATAAAAATATGGGAACAACCCGCCCTGCTGGATGAAAACGGCGCGCTACGCGCCTATCTGTACAAGGCGGTGATCAACCACGCCATTAACTATCTCAAAAGAGAAAAAAATATTGCCCGCCATCATTCACTCATCGCAGCATCTCTTACAGACAGCTACCTACAGGATCTCCAGGAAGAACAGGAACTGAAACTGCTGATCTATCAGGAAATAGAAAAACTCCCCAGGCAATGCTGCAAGGTGTTTAAAATGAGTCGCTTCGATGGACTCAAATACCGTGAAATAGCCGATCAGCTTAGTCTCTCCGAAAAAACAGTGGAAAATCACATCATTCACGCACTGAAGGTATTGCGGGAAAACCTGTTTTACAGGCAGCATAATTCCCGCGACTACACCGCTAATCTAAAGCTGATGCAACTATTCCTCCTCGTTGCCGGTGAACTGCTGACCCAATTGTAA
- a CDS encoding FecR domain-containing protein: MKIEPVHWQQLAQHLDNPGDPALEQEVRQWRAASPENEATFLQLQQVWHLTPDLKILDQLNIQAATERLQATLPEEMVYELPQRRYKWFRVAAIGIPVIVAASWLYSTNSVTYTEKSTLAGNIDSVQLPDNSRVYLDKDSRIRYPDKMDKNRTVFMEQGTAFFEVTNEAANPFVVKLAHSSITVLGTSFNIQLKENSVGVTVKSGKIRFAAGENRQHEMILTAGEGMEYTPATGTLQAFNAINNNEDAWITHELVFVDASLSEVCKKLESLYQVKITLEGKIPLKKLNATFKDNKLGEVLEILQATYPVSVVQHNNNIIITGR; the protein is encoded by the coding sequence ATGAAAATAGAACCGGTTCACTGGCAACAGCTGGCACAACACCTCGACAACCCCGGAGATCCTGCCCTGGAGCAGGAAGTGCGGCAATGGCGGGCTGCATCGCCGGAAAATGAGGCCACGTTCCTGCAATTGCAACAGGTCTGGCACCTGACGCCCGATCTGAAAATACTGGACCAGCTGAACATACAGGCCGCAACCGAACGGCTGCAGGCCACCCTGCCCGAAGAAATGGTCTATGAACTGCCGCAACGCCGCTATAAGTGGTTCCGGGTAGCCGCCATCGGCATACCGGTGATCGTGGCTGCATCGTGGCTCTACAGCACTAACAGTGTCACCTATACGGAAAAGAGTACCCTCGCCGGTAACATTGATTCCGTGCAGCTCCCCGACAACTCCCGCGTATACCTTGATAAAGACAGTCGTATCCGCTACCCCGATAAAATGGATAAAAACCGGACCGTGTTCATGGAACAAGGCACCGCTTTTTTTGAAGTAACCAACGAAGCCGCTAATCCCTTCGTTGTAAAACTCGCCCACTCCAGCATTACGGTACTCGGTACTTCATTTAATATCCAACTGAAAGAAAATAGTGTAGGCGTTACCGTTAAATCCGGTAAGATAAGATTTGCAGCAGGAGAAAACAGGCAACACGAAATGATCCTCACTGCCGGAGAAGGAATGGAGTATACACCCGCCACCGGCACATTACAGGCATTCAACGCCATCAACAACAACGAAGATGCCTGGATCACACATGAACTGGTATTTGTAGATGCATCCCTGTCGGAAGTATGCAAAAAGTTGGAATCCCTTTACCAGGTAAAAATAACACTGGAAGGCAAGATTCCGCTAAAAAAACTCAATGCAACCTTTAAAGATAATAAGCTGGGAGAAGTGCTGGAAATATTACAGGCCACTTACCCGGTATCAGTAGTACAGCATAACAATAACATCATCATAACGGGCAGGTAA
- a CDS encoding TonB-dependent receptor, with the protein MKKKLTLLMRTGLQSTLLLLITLLAFSQERKITGKVFDSRDNSPLPGVSVQIKGTSSGTSTGVDGSYSITVPGNNTTLIFSFIGYTSIEKLAGNNASLNVALSTDVTSLEDVVVVGYGTRKRSDLTGSVASVRAAALQERPAPSVNQALSGRIAGVQVSTNSGRPGGQTKVRIRGFSSINTTNNPLYVVDGVALPVGAQTQNSNAIDFINPNDIESVEVLKDASATAIYGARGANGVVLVTTKKGTATGGRVTYDTYLGANTIGPHRVKMLNAKEYMAVEDLAWKNAEIYDPAGWANGDYVSKDPKLKRTDERLFDKQGNPLYDTDWLKESVQHKLSQSHQLGFTGGNADTQYGLYLGYLDDNGLLLNSYLKRYSARFSIDTKIKEWLKVGGSLSYNNQEENIVDIGTGGLNSVRMITEGLPFLPIKFEDGSWSNNKVYPGAEGGSNPVQILTDRKYILNTQNLLGNAYANISLAKGLELRSVLGTNVVTRGRNEYMGRSLLDISASQGGIAILDNGRESFWSFENYLTYNKKFGKDHSFNGMLGLSWQENNMFGFNTRAENFSTDYFQENKLGAGSNIPASGTDSRRNRYAFNSYFGRINYTYKDRYLLTLTGRADGSSRFGKNHKYAFFPSTALAWRVSEEDFLKGNSVLSNLKLRTSFGVTGNSELDPYKSLATLAANTNYAAVLGGAKVQGVGTNRLANPDLKWEKTAQYDFGVEVGLLNNRINLEADLYYRKTTDMLLDAPVPSTSGYTTITRNIGSMENKGVELSINALVINKQDFSWNSTFNISFNRNKVLSLATPADIFGIGGPNFTNQTNIIRVGEPVGSFWGLVRLGTWSTAEAAEAAKFKDYRGGKPILPGDIKYLDVNGDHAITDADRMIIGNGNPKGWGGFINTFKYKNFDLTIELQYMYGNDVLNMTHHSGEDRTGLANSFSSVLDYWTPDHQNTMIAAPRNPSAGYVTNVDTRWVEDGSYLRGKNLLLGYTFNSSVVEKLHLSRLRIYGSVQNFFLKTKFSGNDPEVTTYGDAFAQGQTFFDYPKPTTYMVGLNVAF; encoded by the coding sequence ATGAAGAAAAAATTGACACTTCTAATGCGAACTGGCCTGCAAAGCACCTTGCTGTTGCTCATAACTTTGCTGGCCTTTTCGCAGGAGAGAAAAATTACCGGAAAGGTGTTTGATTCAAGGGACAACTCACCGCTACCTGGTGTATCTGTACAGATCAAAGGCACTTCTTCCGGTACATCTACCGGAGTAGACGGTAGTTACAGCATCACCGTTCCGGGAAACAACACCACACTCATATTTTCATTTATCGGTTATACATCCATCGAAAAACTGGCAGGTAACAATGCCAGCTTAAATGTGGCATTGAGTACAGATGTTACATCGCTGGAAGACGTTGTGGTAGTAGGTTATGGTACCCGGAAAAGATCCGATCTCACCGGCTCCGTTGCTTCTGTAAGAGCTGCTGCATTGCAGGAACGCCCGGCACCATCTGTAAACCAGGCATTGAGTGGCCGTATTGCCGGTGTACAGGTAAGTACTAACTCCGGTCGCCCCGGTGGTCAGACGAAAGTCCGTATCCGTGGTTTCAGCTCTATCAATACTACAAACAACCCATTGTATGTAGTAGATGGCGTAGCACTTCCCGTAGGTGCACAAACACAGAACAGTAACGCCATCGATTTTATTAACCCTAATGATATCGAATCTGTGGAAGTATTGAAAGATGCTTCTGCTACCGCTATTTATGGTGCAAGGGGTGCAAATGGTGTGGTACTCGTTACTACTAAAAAAGGAACCGCTACAGGTGGCAGGGTTACTTATGATACTTACCTGGGAGCCAACACCATCGGGCCTCACCGTGTAAAAATGCTGAATGCAAAAGAGTACATGGCTGTAGAAGATCTGGCCTGGAAAAATGCAGAAATATATGATCCGGCAGGATGGGCAAATGGTGACTATGTATCAAAAGATCCCAAACTGAAAAGAACCGATGAGCGTTTATTTGATAAACAAGGTAATCCGCTCTACGATACTGACTGGTTAAAGGAATCCGTACAGCATAAACTGTCACAGAGCCATCAGCTTGGATTTACTGGTGGAAACGCAGATACACAATATGGTTTGTATCTGGGCTACCTGGATGATAATGGCCTGTTATTAAACTCTTACCTCAAACGTTACTCTGCCCGTTTCAGCATCGACACAAAAATAAAAGAGTGGCTGAAAGTAGGTGGTTCACTGAGCTATAACAACCAGGAAGAAAACATTGTAGATATAGGTACCGGTGGTTTGAACTCTGTTCGTATGATTACGGAAGGATTACCTTTCCTGCCGATAAAATTTGAAGACGGTAGCTGGTCTAATAATAAAGTATATCCAGGTGCTGAAGGTGGTTCAAATCCCGTACAGATCTTAACGGACCGTAAGTATATCCTGAATACACAGAACCTGCTGGGTAATGCTTATGCAAATATCTCCCTGGCTAAAGGACTGGAATTACGCAGTGTACTGGGAACAAACGTGGTTACCCGTGGCCGCAATGAATATATGGGCAGATCATTGCTCGATATTTCTGCTTCACAGGGTGGTATCGCTATCCTTGATAACGGAAGGGAAAGTTTCTGGTCATTCGAAAATTATCTGACCTATAATAAAAAATTCGGTAAAGATCATTCCTTTAACGGTATGTTAGGTTTATCCTGGCAGGAGAACAATATGTTCGGTTTTAATACCCGTGCAGAAAACTTCTCTACCGATTATTTCCAGGAAAATAAACTGGGCGCCGGTTCTAATATCCCCGCCAGTGGTACCGATTCACGTCGTAACCGGTATGCATTTAATTCTTATTTCGGCAGGATTAACTATACTTATAAAGACCGTTACCTGTTAACATTAACAGGTCGTGCAGATGGTTCTTCCCGTTTTGGTAAAAATCACAAGTATGCGTTCTTCCCTTCTACAGCCCTGGCATGGAGAGTATCAGAAGAAGATTTCTTGAAAGGGAATTCCGTACTATCTAATCTGAAACTGCGTACCAGCTTTGGCGTTACAGGTAACTCAGAACTGGATCCGTATAAGTCACTGGCTACATTGGCTGCAAATACAAACTATGCTGCTGTGCTGGGTGGTGCAAAAGTACAGGGTGTAGGTACCAACAGGTTGGCCAATCCGGATCTGAAATGGGAAAAAACGGCACAATATGATTTTGGTGTGGAAGTAGGCTTACTGAATAACCGCATCAACCTGGAAGCGGATCTGTACTACCGCAAAACCACAGACATGTTGCTGGATGCGCCCGTGCCTTCCACCAGTGGTTACACCACTATCACAAGGAATATCGGTTCCATGGAAAACAAAGGGGTGGAACTGTCAATAAACGCCCTGGTCATCAACAAACAAGATTTCTCCTGGAACAGTACTTTTAATATCTCCTTCAACAGGAATAAAGTATTGTCACTGGCTACTCCTGCTGACATCTTCGGTATAGGTGGTCCTAACTTCACTAACCAGACCAACATTATTCGTGTAGGCGAACCCGTTGGATCATTCTGGGGCCTTGTGCGCCTCGGTACCTGGAGCACTGCTGAAGCAGCTGAAGCAGCGAAATTTAAAGACTACCGTGGTGGCAAACCCATTTTACCGGGTGATATCAAATACCTCGATGTTAATGGTGATCACGCTATTACAGATGCGGACCGTATGATTATTGGTAACGGTAACCCTAAAGGATGGGGCGGTTTTATCAACACCTTTAAGTACAAAAATTTCGACCTGACCATTGAGTTGCAATACATGTATGGCAATGATGTACTGAACATGACACACCACTCCGGTGAAGACCGTACCGGTCTTGCTAACAGCTTCAGCTCTGTGCTGGACTACTGGACACCTGATCATCAGAACACCATGATTGCTGCACCACGTAATCCATCTGCCGGTTATGTAACCAATGTGGATACACGCTGGGTAGAAGATGGTTCCTATCTCCGTGGCAAGAACCTGTTGCTGGGTTACACTTTCAACAGTTCAGTGGTGGAAAAATTACACCTGAGCCGTCTCAGGATCTATGGTTCTGTACAGAACTTCTTCCTGAAAACCAAGTTCAGCGGAAACGATCCGGAAGTAACTACTTATGGTGATGCATTTGCACAGGGACAAACCTTCTTCGACTATCCCAAACCAACTACTTACATGGTGGGATTAAATGTGGCGTTTTAA
- a CDS encoding RagB/SusD family nutrient uptake outer membrane protein produces MKRNIINKTLQLVLSGAMLIGMGSGCQKFLDEQDPSNLSPDSYFTLPEHADAAVYAAYARTRLVGYGAGIFSNNFQLLDAPTGTMTTGTAQNSDLNNLLGLVYNGDNLHIGQWWKELYREIAQTNLVLDNVPNINPMDEARKKAVLGEAHFLRAWAYFYAVRLWGDVPLILKSQTPLSEDFNPSRAKTEDVYASIVQDLQTAEAAGLSWTNTSGRVGLAAVKAELAKVYLTMAGFPLNKGAAYYKLAADKAKEVIDYANAHPGEIGLFANYSDLHSSAMNNKLEHLFQVQYLTGVEENPLQSIMLPNNSLSKNISATGSGVGSSMPTHSFYDSYKKFEPTDKRTDEQQFFYTSYFVDGSGAAFPLGAPYIFKHFDVESHGMPGKPGTKHSNLNVPQIRYAEVLLIYAEAQNRSEGAANIDAYKALNAIRQRANLLPLAGLSQTAFEQAVWRERWHEFCFEGIIWFDMVRLQKVYNEDTNGFDAFIGHINKNSGSALEKKHLLFPLPIFEMKNNPNLTPQNEGY; encoded by the coding sequence ATGAAGAGAAATATCATCAATAAAACATTGCAGCTGGTACTTAGTGGTGCCATGCTGATAGGCATGGGCAGCGGGTGCCAGAAATTCCTGGATGAGCAGGATCCTTCCAACCTGAGTCCGGACAGTTATTTTACCTTACCTGAACATGCGGATGCTGCTGTATATGCCGCTTATGCGCGTACCAGGCTGGTAGGATACGGCGCCGGTATATTTTCCAATAACTTTCAGCTGCTGGATGCACCTACCGGTACAATGACTACCGGTACTGCGCAGAACTCTGATCTGAATAACCTGTTAGGATTGGTGTACAACGGGGATAACCTGCATATCGGTCAGTGGTGGAAAGAGTTGTACCGCGAAATTGCACAAACCAACCTGGTGCTGGATAATGTGCCTAATATTAATCCTATGGATGAAGCACGGAAGAAAGCTGTGCTGGGAGAAGCTCATTTCCTGCGTGCCTGGGCTTATTTTTATGCTGTCAGACTTTGGGGAGATGTACCCTTGATCCTGAAATCGCAAACGCCCCTTTCAGAGGATTTTAATCCTTCCCGCGCCAAAACGGAAGATGTATACGCTTCTATTGTACAGGATCTGCAGACTGCTGAAGCTGCTGGCTTATCCTGGACTAATACCAGTGGTCGAGTAGGACTGGCCGCTGTTAAAGCGGAACTGGCAAAAGTATACCTGACCATGGCAGGGTTCCCGCTCAACAAAGGAGCTGCTTACTACAAGCTGGCTGCTGATAAAGCGAAGGAAGTAATTGATTATGCGAATGCACATCCGGGTGAAATAGGATTGTTTGCCAACTATAGTGATCTGCACAGTTCAGCTATGAATAACAAACTGGAACACCTGTTCCAGGTGCAGTACCTGACCGGTGTGGAAGAAAATCCGCTGCAATCAATTATGCTGCCTAACAACTCCCTGTCTAAAAACATCTCTGCTACCGGTAGTGGTGTAGGTAGTTCTATGCCTACTCACTCTTTCTATGACTCTTACAAAAAATTTGAGCCGACAGATAAACGCACAGATGAACAACAGTTCTTCTATACTTCTTATTTTGTTGATGGTAGCGGTGCCGCCTTTCCTTTAGGCGCTCCCTATATCTTCAAACATTTTGATGTGGAATCACATGGTATGCCTGGTAAACCTGGTACCAAACACAGTAACCTGAATGTACCGCAGATCCGCTATGCAGAAGTATTGCTGATATATGCAGAAGCACAGAACCGTTCAGAGGGAGCTGCTAACATAGATGCATACAAGGCTTTGAATGCTATCCGTCAGAGAGCTAACCTGTTACCGCTTGCTGGTTTGTCACAAACAGCATTTGAACAGGCAGTATGGCGTGAACGCTGGCATGAATTCTGTTTTGAAGGCATTATCTGGTTTGATATGGTGCGCCTGCAAAAAGTATACAATGAAGATACCAATGGCTTTGATGCCTTCATTGGTCACATCAATAAAAACTCGGGTTCTGCATTGGAGAAGAAACATTTACTGTTCCCGCTGCCAATATTTGAAATGAAGAACAACCCGAACCTGACACCACAGAACGAAGGGTACTAG